A stretch of the Thiomicrospira pelophila DSM 1534 genome encodes the following:
- a CDS encoding outer membrane beta-barrel protein: MKLKQSLAALIVTGLITTSPANLAADLSLNVGGGFLLDISNRIHGENQPFFNFYYNKEKSDIYTLNSEKADYVSYGIGANYNVSVVNNLDMFAGVGIGFAQHTSSNYKSDETNSGLTYQIGATLKLTDNVAVNARYLNRPENGLSGLEQDGGSAASAGVSFLF, translated from the coding sequence ATGAAATTAAAACAGTCTTTAGCGGCTCTTATTGTTACTGGCTTAATTACAACAAGCCCTGCAAACCTAGCGGCCGATTTAAGTTTAAATGTCGGTGGCGGTTTTTTACTTGATATTTCAAATCGGATTCATGGTGAAAACCAGCCATTTTTTAATTTTTACTACAATAAAGAAAAGTCCGACATTTATACATTAAACTCAGAAAAAGCTGACTACGTCTCATATGGCATCGGTGCAAACTATAATGTTTCAGTAGTTAATAATCTCGATATGTTTGCTGGCGTGGGTATTGGATTTGCTCAACACACTTCATCTAACTATAAGTCTGATGAAACCAACTCAGGCTTGACCTACCAAATCGGTGCTACCCTTAAATTAACAGACAATGTAGCCGTCAACGCACGTTACTTAAATCGTCCGGAAAATGGGTTGTCGGGACTTGAACAAGACGGTGGCTCGGCTGCCAGTGCAGGGGTTTCGTTCCTTTTTTAA
- the queF gene encoding NADPH-dependent 7-cyano-7-deazaguanine reductase QueF (Catalyzes the NADPH-dependent reduction of 7-cyano-7-deazaguanine (preQ0) to 7-aminomethyl-7-deazaguanine (preQ1) in queuosine biosynthesis), protein MSDPIQNSPLGKHSGYCQDYDPSLLFPIARQLKREELGLTGKVMPFHGADVWTAYELSWLNNKGKPMVAIGEFAFPSDTPNIIESKSFKLYLNSFNGTKFGTQVDVKYRLEQDLSKASGGKVKVIIHPIEQTQTLVSDLEDGICLDDQDIEIADYEVNPQLLTTMDQQVDECLYSHLLKSNCLVTGQPDWATVVIRYRGKRIERAALLRYIVSFRNHNEFHEQCVERIFTDIEKMCDPDVLTVYARYVRRGGLDINPYRSNFQSHYAMPRFVRQ, encoded by the coding sequence ATGTCCGATCCTATACAAAATAGCCCACTAGGCAAACACTCCGGTTATTGCCAAGATTATGATCCCAGCCTATTGTTTCCGATTGCACGTCAGCTAAAACGAGAAGAATTAGGTTTAACTGGAAAAGTGATGCCATTTCACGGCGCGGATGTTTGGACGGCGTATGAATTGTCTTGGTTAAACAACAAAGGCAAGCCCATGGTAGCGATTGGTGAGTTTGCATTTCCGTCTGACACACCGAATATTATCGAATCGAAGTCGTTTAAACTTTACCTTAATTCGTTTAACGGCACTAAGTTTGGCACACAAGTGGATGTTAAATATCGTTTGGAACAGGATTTGTCCAAAGCAAGTGGTGGCAAAGTGAAGGTCATTATTCACCCCATCGAGCAAACCCAAACCCTGGTGTCTGATCTGGAGGATGGCATTTGTCTAGACGATCAGGATATTGAAATTGCCGATTATGAGGTCAATCCGCAATTACTGACTACGATGGATCAGCAGGTCGATGAATGTTTATACAGCCATTTGCTTAAATCTAATTGTTTGGTTACAGGTCAGCCCGACTGGGCGACAGTCGTGATCCGTTATCGCGGTAAACGCATCGAACGTGCGGCGTTGTTGCGCTACATTGTGTCGTTCCGTAATCATAATGAGTTCCACGAACAGTGCGTTGAGCGTATCTTTACCGACATCGAAAAAATGTGCGATCCCGATGTGTTAACGGTATATGCTCGTTATGTTCGCCGCGGTGGCCTAGATATTAACCCCTACCGTTCCAACTTCCAATCCCACTACGCCATGCCACGTTTTGTGCGCCAGTGA
- a CDS encoding ferritin: MLKPEMIKKLNEQVTAEMYASNLYLQMSAWCEDQGLSGAAAFFRQHVPEELAHRDKIIDYLIECDAPVTVGAVDAPPTEFKSLVEVINKAFEHELKVTAMIHDLAEMALDSKDFNTFNMLQFFIAEQREEEVLFRGILDQVKLIAFKGETGEAMYLINQFLQRSAQAHPH; the protein is encoded by the coding sequence ATGTTAAAGCCGGAAATGATTAAAAAACTGAATGAACAAGTGACCGCAGAAATGTACGCGTCAAACTTGTATTTGCAGATGTCGGCCTGGTGTGAAGATCAGGGTTTGTCAGGTGCGGCGGCGTTTTTTCGTCAACATGTACCGGAAGAACTGGCGCACCGCGATAAAATTATCGATTATTTGATTGAGTGTGATGCGCCTGTGACGGTCGGCGCAGTGGATGCACCACCAACCGAGTTTAAGAGTTTGGTTGAGGTAATCAACAAAGCGTTTGAACATGAATTAAAAGTGACGGCGATGATTCATGATTTAGCCGAAATGGCATTGGACTCAAAAGATTTCAATACCTTTAATATGTTGCAATTCTTTATTGCTGAACAGCGCGAAGAAGAAGTGTTATTCCGTGGAATTCTAGATCAGGTCAAACTGATTGCGTTTAAAGGTGAAACGGGCGAGGCGATGTATCTGATCAATCAGTTTTTACAGCGTTCAGCTCAGGCGCACCCTCATTAG
- a CDS encoding TonB-dependent receptor family protein — translation MSTQKLVLKTLFVSMAAIMAAPTYAENKLPRIDVVGEGVEDATKQPGAVSIVTKEDLELMQPMSTEDALREVPGLVIKPEEESAVVVNIGMRGLSAADSKTLVLEDGVPVAPGLFVGNARYYNPRIQRMESIEVLKGAASLRYGPSTIGGVINYKTKTPEDGVAISGRVGSDNYKETTIEAGGSAPSGEAFGGLVYTKAESDGFQDKDFKMNDLMVKGGMALGDNQWVSAKFTHYDNDANISYRGLFLEEFENEVSYNPAPDDYFLTERDSFDINHELKISPNIKLNTLVYWSQVYRDYWRYGVDTAASTAANSWVYTDDVAGNNRSFERQGVDSRLNIQHQLLGLNNQTELGVRFDTEMMKDTKILATRAQPRSGTLSKDVEQSATSMAFYGQNRFEINDKLAVTPGLRIESYVQRTDDLQDNTNDGKTTNTELMPGVGATFQAAPMAQVFGGVYKAFAPAQNADAIDGGTDQKLEAERSTNIEIGVRGANQDLSYELAAFRMDFQNQVIPSNSGGFVNANGGKTLHQGIEGAVGFDLGAGLSFDANATYVPDAKFVDGDNDGNRVTYAPELVAHIKLGYKTGGLQTALSANYISEQYTDAANTEALQENTSGFFKGKLDSYTTVDLNAHYAVNKQLSVFGAVKNLTDEHYIASLRQGIYAGPERSFELGAKYKF, via the coding sequence ATGTCAACTCAAAAACTCGTACTTAAAACCTTGTTTGTCAGCATGGCGGCGATTATGGCCGCACCAACTTATGCCGAAAATAAATTGCCTCGTATTGATGTGGTCGGTGAAGGCGTCGAAGATGCCACCAAGCAACCTGGAGCGGTGTCCATTGTGACCAAAGAAGATCTAGAGCTTATGCAGCCTATGTCGACTGAAGATGCATTGAGAGAAGTACCAGGCCTGGTGATTAAACCGGAAGAAGAAAGTGCGGTAGTTGTGAATATCGGCATGCGAGGTTTGAGCGCGGCCGATTCTAAAACCCTTGTATTAGAAGACGGTGTACCGGTTGCGCCGGGCTTGTTTGTCGGTAATGCGCGTTATTACAATCCGCGTATTCAACGCATGGAAAGCATTGAAGTATTAAAAGGCGCGGCCTCATTGCGTTATGGGCCTAGCACCATTGGTGGGGTGATTAACTATAAAACCAAAACACCTGAAGATGGCGTAGCGATTTCCGGTCGAGTGGGCAGTGACAACTACAAAGAAACTACGATTGAAGCCGGTGGCAGTGCACCATCAGGTGAAGCCTTTGGTGGCCTAGTTTACACCAAAGCCGAAAGTGATGGCTTCCAAGATAAAGACTTCAAAATGAACGACTTGATGGTAAAAGGCGGTATGGCATTGGGCGATAATCAGTGGGTGAGCGCGAAATTTACGCATTATGATAATGACGCTAATATTTCATATCGCGGGTTATTTCTAGAGGAGTTTGAAAATGAGGTTAGCTACAATCCCGCCCCGGATGATTATTTTTTAACCGAACGTGATTCATTCGACATTAACCATGAATTGAAAATAAGCCCTAATATTAAATTAAATACCTTGGTTTACTGGAGTCAGGTATATCGGGATTACTGGCGTTATGGCGTGGATACAGCGGCATCCACTGCAGCAAACAGTTGGGTTTATACGGATGATGTGGCGGGTAATAACCGTTCATTTGAACGTCAGGGGGTTGATTCGCGTTTAAACATCCAGCATCAGTTATTGGGTTTAAATAACCAAACTGAATTAGGTGTGCGTTTTGATACCGAAATGATGAAAGACACAAAAATTTTGGCGACTCGCGCACAACCGCGCTCAGGAACCCTCAGTAAGGATGTCGAACAGTCAGCCACTAGCATGGCATTTTATGGTCAAAACCGGTTTGAAATTAATGATAAGTTAGCGGTAACACCGGGCTTACGTATCGAAAGCTATGTACAAAGAACGGATGACTTGCAAGACAATACCAATGATGGAAAAACCACCAACACTGAGTTAATGCCAGGTGTGGGTGCGACTTTCCAAGCGGCACCTATGGCACAGGTGTTTGGTGGTGTTTATAAAGCCTTTGCACCGGCGCAAAACGCGGATGCAATTGACGGTGGAACCGATCAGAAACTGGAAGCCGAACGTTCAACCAATATCGAAATTGGTGTGCGCGGGGCGAACCAAGATTTAAGTTACGAGCTAGCCGCTTTCCGTATGGATTTCCAAAACCAAGTGATTCCGTCTAATAGCGGCGGTTTTGTCAATGCAAATGGCGGTAAAACCCTGCATCAAGGGATTGAGGGTGCCGTTGGCTTTGATTTAGGTGCCGGTTTAAGCTTCGATGCGAACGCCACTTACGTGCCAGATGCCAAGTTTGTGGATGGTGACAATGATGGTAATCGTGTGACCTATGCCCCTGAATTAGTAGCGCATATTAAGTTAGGTTATAAAACCGGTGGTTTACAAACCGCTTTGTCAGCTAACTACATTAGTGAACAATATACCGATGCAGCGAATACTGAAGCCTTGCAAGAAAATACCTCGGGCTTCTTTAAAGGCAAGTTGGATTCTTATACCACGGTTGATTTGAACGCACACTATGCCGTGAATAAGCAACTGAGTGTATTTGGTGCGGTGAAAAACTTAACGGACGAGCATTACATCGCCAGCCTTCGTCAAGGTATTTATGCTGGTCCAGAGCGTTCTTTTGAGTTGGGTGCCAAGTATAAGTTCTAA
- the hemP gene encoding hemin uptake protein HemP produces MSSGKSAHDSAKSNASSCARTLDSQSILAGKKQVMIQHGDMQYRLCVTKENKLILTK; encoded by the coding sequence ATGTCGTCAGGTAAATCTGCTCATGATTCAGCAAAATCGAACGCATCCAGCTGTGCTAGAACGCTGGATAGCCAAAGTATTTTGGCGGGTAAAAAGCAGGTGATGATCCAACATGGTGATATGCAATATCGTTTATGTGTCACCAAAGAAAACAAACTGATTTTGACCAAGTAG
- a CDS encoding heme biosynthesis HemY N-terminal domain-containing protein, producing the protein MKKLIGWGLLLIFAVSLTSLALLNLGEVTLKWDVWEINTSVSFVLAALIVLLIVFYALIRVWLWLKGLPEAWRKRRQVKRYRQAQMSLSKGLIAQEESDWAQAEKQLIKSAKLSENGLVHYLTAAKMADMQQASARRDKYLAQARELYPEDALTIGLVEARLIKEQDAGTAAVILSELHRLQPNHRAVLSEYVALLRRQKQAETLMKLMPAIKKHAGLNRDELDGLETEVVAMRLAKSANHTDLESQWQGLSTKQKLNPLVMAEYVQFCLQVKQFNGLAEWLEKAIKTQWDERLVYLYGQIQFGPAFDRLKKAQAWLKDHPDDPVLLLSLGRLACQSQLWGQAHGYLRESLRLRPELETFHVLAQCYESEGQDSQAALVYKQAMLQLDPPSKT; encoded by the coding sequence ATGAAAAAACTAATCGGTTGGGGATTGCTTTTAATCTTTGCGGTCAGTTTAACCAGCTTGGCCTTATTAAACTTGGGCGAAGTCACGCTTAAATGGGATGTATGGGAAATTAATACCAGCGTTAGCTTTGTTTTGGCGGCTCTGATTGTATTGTTGATCGTGTTTTATGCGTTGATACGCGTTTGGTTATGGTTAAAAGGGTTACCCGAGGCTTGGCGAAAACGCCGCCAAGTAAAACGTTATCGCCAAGCGCAAATGAGCTTGTCAAAAGGCCTCATTGCACAAGAAGAATCGGATTGGGCGCAAGCTGAAAAGCAGCTGATCAAGTCCGCCAAACTCAGCGAAAACGGCTTGGTGCATTATTTAACCGCCGCTAAAATGGCGGATATGCAACAAGCCAGTGCACGACGCGATAAGTATTTAGCCCAGGCGCGTGAACTCTACCCAGAAGATGCCCTCACGATTGGTTTGGTGGAAGCTCGTTTAATTAAAGAGCAAGACGCCGGTACGGCGGCGGTGATTTTAAGTGAACTGCATCGCTTACAACCTAATCATCGTGCGGTGTTAAGTGAATACGTCGCACTTTTGCGTCGACAAAAACAGGCCGAAACCCTAATGAAATTAATGCCCGCGATTAAAAAGCACGCTGGGCTGAATCGGGATGAGTTGGACGGTTTGGAAACCGAGGTGGTTGCGATGCGTTTGGCTAAATCGGCCAACCATACCGATTTAGAATCTCAGTGGCAAGGTTTAAGCACCAAGCAAAAATTGAATCCTTTAGTAATGGCGGAATATGTCCAGTTTTGTCTACAGGTGAAACAGTTCAACGGCTTGGCCGAGTGGCTAGAAAAAGCGATTAAAACTCAATGGGATGAGCGTTTGGTGTATTTGTATGGCCAAATCCAATTCGGGCCGGCGTTTGATCGGCTTAAAAAGGCGCAGGCCTGGTTAAAAGACCATCCCGATGACCCCGTGTTGTTGCTCAGCTTGGGGCGGTTGGCTTGCCAAAGTCAGCTATGGGGGCAAGCGCACGGTTATTTGCGTGAAAGTTTGCGTTTGCGCCCAGAATTGGAAACCTTTCATGTATTGGCGCAATGTTATGAGTCCGAAGGCCAGGATTCGCAAGCCGCCTTAGTATACAAACAAGCCATGCTACAGCTTGATCCACCGAGCAAAACTTAA
- a CDS encoding uroporphyrinogen-III synthase has translation MMPTLLNTRPKHQAWCLNQALLEAGFVSLDCPSLQIQAQTLSHQPAWDDYDVWVFVSRNAVEYFAQQSLNLSAECNAILVAVGDATAQAIQQQGWPNLAPLPATFDSEGMLSLAVFAKPNDLRVAIVRGDGGREHLAQSLVEQGALVDFFEVYQRQSAPFCQPVWDVFKQAEMPVMLFTSVSSLEAFCQSLAVQNPTDQAWCFRQSLIVFSERIQNAARKLGFSGPILVTSTSSDAAIVDTLQRHATSLGESHE, from the coding sequence ATGATGCCGACTTTACTCAACACGCGCCCTAAGCACCAGGCCTGGTGCTTGAATCAAGCCCTGCTTGAGGCGGGTTTTGTGAGTTTGGATTGCCCGAGTTTGCAGATTCAAGCTCAAACTTTAAGCCATCAACCCGCATGGGATGATTACGATGTATGGGTGTTTGTCAGTCGTAATGCAGTTGAATATTTTGCTCAGCAATCGCTTAACTTATCCGCTGAATGTAATGCAATTTTGGTCGCGGTGGGCGACGCGACCGCGCAAGCCATCCAACAACAAGGCTGGCCAAATTTAGCACCTTTGCCAGCCACATTTGATTCCGAAGGCATGTTGAGTTTGGCGGTGTTTGCGAAACCCAATGATTTGCGTGTGGCGATTGTGCGAGGTGATGGCGGGCGTGAGCATCTGGCGCAAAGCCTGGTCGAGCAGGGCGCGTTGGTGGATTTTTTTGAAGTTTACCAGCGCCAATCCGCGCCTTTTTGTCAACCCGTTTGGGATGTGTTTAAGCAAGCCGAAATGCCAGTGATGTTATTTACCAGCGTGAGCAGCTTGGAGGCGTTTTGTCAGTCGTTGGCGGTGCAAAATCCGACCGACCAGGCCTGGTGCTTTCGTCAAAGTCTGATAGTATTTAGTGAGCGCATTCAAAACGCCGCACGCAAGTTAGGGTTTAGTGGCCCCATTCTGGTCACGTCCACCTCAAGCGATGCGGCGATTGTGGACACGTTGCAACGTCACGCTACGTCTTTAGGAGAAAGCCATGAGTGA
- the hemC gene encoding hydroxymethylbilane synthase: MKTTLRIATRKSPLAMWQAEFVKELLEKAHPGLVVELIPMSTKGDKILDVPLAKIGGKGLFTKELEDQMLSGQADLAVHSMKDVPMELPEGFVLSAIMERHDPTDAFVSNKYENLDALPQGAILGTSSLRRQAQFQFIRPDLEVRFLRGNVGTRLGKLDAGEYDAIVLATSGLERLELHDRIRDRMAPELCLPAVAQGALGIETLADDIDTQKLVAVLNHSDTETVVRAERAMNHTLDGGCQVPIGGYALLQGGEVWLRGLVAETDGSHIVRKEGRAPAAQAEELGRDIGKQLLEDGAREILQKLYSEQA, translated from the coding sequence ATGAAGACGACCTTACGTATCGCAACTCGTAAAAGCCCACTCGCGATGTGGCAAGCCGAATTTGTTAAAGAACTGCTTGAAAAAGCGCACCCAGGTCTGGTGGTGGAATTGATTCCGATGAGCACCAAAGGGGACAAGATATTGGATGTACCGCTTGCGAAAATTGGTGGTAAAGGTCTGTTCACTAAAGAATTAGAAGATCAAATGTTATCCGGTCAGGCTGATTTAGCCGTGCATTCGATGAAAGATGTACCAATGGAGTTGCCAGAAGGATTTGTTTTAAGTGCGATCATGGAGCGCCATGATCCGACCGATGCGTTTGTTTCAAATAAATATGAAAACTTGGATGCCTTGCCACAAGGCGCGATATTGGGCACCTCCAGTTTACGTCGCCAAGCGCAGTTCCAGTTTATCCGTCCAGATTTAGAAGTGCGCTTTTTACGCGGCAACGTGGGCACGCGTTTAGGCAAATTGGATGCGGGTGAATATGATGCAATTGTATTGGCGACATCCGGTTTAGAGCGTTTGGAATTACACGATCGTATTCGTGATCGCATGGCACCGGAGTTGTGTTTACCGGCCGTGGCACAAGGCGCACTGGGGATTGAAACCCTAGCCGATGATATTGATACTCAGAAGTTGGTGGCGGTATTAAACCATTCTGATACCGAAACCGTCGTGCGCGCCGAACGCGCGATGAATCATACGCTGGACGGCGGCTGTCAGGTACCGATTGGTGGTTATGCTTTACTGCAAGGTGGCGAAGTTTGGTTGCGCGGTTTGGTTGCAGAAACCGACGGTTCGCATATTGTGCGTAAAGAAGGCCGCGCACCGGCCGCCCAAGCGGAAGAGTTAGGGCGTGATATTGGTAAACAGTTGCTGGAAGATGGCGCGCGTGAAATCCTGCAAAAACTTTATAGCGAGCAGGCTTAA
- a CDS encoding thioredoxin family protein — MLKLIFTLVLSSLILAGCDREAQANNLKEMDDFAWTAQQAREKNIPIMIMFTAEWCDFCHQLKREVLNPMLLGGLYEDYAVIMRQVSVDSSAPLKFSDTETIAKQDFAKLYNADITPTLIFVDSRGLPVGDRIVGVSDTQLFAAMIHRSINQAYEKMGNPMELPASPEQMRRPLPGFPEK; from the coding sequence ATGCTAAAACTTATTTTTACCCTAGTATTATCCAGCCTGATATTAGCCGGTTGTGATCGTGAAGCTCAGGCCAATAATCTAAAAGAAATGGACGATTTTGCTTGGACCGCTCAACAAGCACGCGAAAAAAACATTCCGATTATGATTATGTTTACCGCTGAATGGTGTGATTTTTGTCATCAACTGAAACGCGAGGTATTGAACCCGATGTTGCTGGGCGGCCTTTATGAAGATTATGCGGTGATTATGCGCCAGGTGAGTGTGGACTCGAGCGCACCGCTTAAATTTTCAGACACGGAAACCATAGCTAAACAAGACTTTGCTAAGCTTTATAATGCTGATATTACGCCCACACTTATTTTTGTCGACTCAAGAGGCTTGCCGGTAGGTGACCGTATTGTTGGGGTATCCGATACACAATTATTTGCCGCAATGATTCATCGCTCAATCAATCAGGCTTACGAAAAAATGGGCAACCCCATGGAATTACCCGCTTCTCCTGAACAGATGCGTCGCCCGTTACCCGGCTTCCCAGAAAAATAA
- the argH gene encoding argininosuccinate lyase, with protein sequence MTQNINQEKLSSGRFSESTDAFVEEFTASIQFDHRMYRQDIQGSIAHARMLYKVGILNAKEEDDIIKGLELVQKEIEDGEMIWSIKQEDIHMNIESRLTQMIGTTGKKLHTGRSRNDQVATDIRLYVRDEIDFILTELKRLQQGILSVAEREADTIMPGFTHLQSAQPVTFGHHMLAWYEMIVRDVERLQDCRKRVNTLPLGSAALAGTTYPIDREYTAKLLGFERISQNSLDGVSDRDFAIELTAWAATLLMHMSRFSEELILWSSAQFQFIDLPDRFCTGSSIMPQKKNPDVPELVRGKSGRVYGHLISLLTLMKSQPLAYNKDNQEDKEPIFDTIDTVRGCLRAFADMIPAMQVKREMTYEAAKRGFSTATDLADYLVRKGLAFRDAHEIVGLAVAYGVKNQLDLSDMPLATLQGFSDKISEDVFEVLTLEGSVAARNHLGGTAPKQVKAQVKKAKKDLA encoded by the coding sequence ATGACACAAAATATCAACCAAGAAAAACTTTCAAGTGGCCGTTTTAGTGAATCAACCGATGCGTTTGTTGAAGAGTTTACCGCTTCGATTCAATTTGATCACCGCATGTATCGCCAGGATATTCAAGGCTCAATTGCCCACGCCCGCATGCTTTATAAAGTCGGGATTTTGAATGCGAAAGAAGAAGACGACATTATTAAAGGCTTGGAGCTGGTTCAAAAGGAAATTGAAGACGGTGAAATGATTTGGTCAATTAAACAAGAAGATATTCATATGAATATCGAATCGCGTTTAACCCAAATGATTGGCACCACCGGTAAAAAACTCCATACCGGTCGTTCGCGTAATGATCAGGTCGCGACCGACATTCGTTTATATGTGCGTGATGAAATTGACTTTATTTTGACGGAGCTGAAACGTCTGCAACAAGGCATTTTAAGTGTCGCGGAGCGTGAAGCCGATACGATTATGCCCGGCTTCACTCATTTACAAAGCGCGCAACCCGTTACCTTTGGCCATCATATGTTGGCTTGGTACGAAATGATCGTACGCGATGTTGAACGTCTACAAGACTGCCGCAAACGCGTAAATACTCTTCCGCTCGGTTCTGCCGCCCTAGCCGGCACCACCTACCCGATTGATCGCGAATACACCGCCAAACTATTGGGCTTTGAGCGCATTAGCCAAAACTCATTGGATGGCGTATCGGATCGAGATTTTGCGATAGAGCTCACGGCTTGGGCGGCGACCTTATTAATGCATATGTCGCGCTTCTCGGAAGAGTTGATTCTGTGGTCTTCGGCGCAATTTCAGTTTATTGATTTACCGGATCGTTTTTGCACCGGCTCCTCAATTATGCCGCAAAAGAAAAACCCAGACGTGCCAGAGTTGGTGCGTGGCAAATCGGGTCGTGTATATGGACACTTAATCAGCTTGCTAACTTTAATGAAGTCACAACCACTGGCATACAACAAAGACAACCAAGAAGATAAAGAACCTATTTTTGACACAATCGACACCGTTCGTGGTTGTTTGCGCGCTTTTGCCGACATGATTCCGGCTATGCAAGTGAAACGCGAGATGACTTATGAAGCCGCCAAACGTGGATTCTCAACTGCCACCGATTTGGCCGACTATTTGGTACGCAAAGGCCTAGCTTTCCGTGATGCGCATGAAATTGTAGGCTTGGCCGTTGCTTATGGCGTGAAAAATCAACTGGATTTATCTGACATGCCGTTGGCAACCCTACAAGGATTCAGCGACAAAATTAGCGAAGATGTGTTTGAAGTTTTAACCCTAGAAGGTTCGGTCGCGGCACGCAACCACCTAGGTGGCACCGCCCCCAAACAGGTCAAAGCCCAAGTTAAAAAAGCCAAAAAGGATTTGGCTTAG
- a CDS encoding porin, protein MKKNILALAITSVITAPVVMAEEAKSGPDVYGQINAAINSTTDKGMKTTDRDSRIGVKGSHDLGNGLKGIYKMEFGVDVAEGFSGLSGRNAYVGLAGDFGTVLVGRHDTPFKKSQPKDLFGDATYGDMGKKSMAGGLGKKAGEMRSDNVLMYTSPEMSGVKLMIAGMSDLAVDDTTTLAENESETESSLTNALSTAVTYGSTKKGIYAALAYNTWGAETQTNNEAYTEMRLSAQYAESGMIANVVYQTFDDGADADAATEGSNMQFGVAYKMGKFMPKAKYSMVAFADSTKDDGTSMAFGVDYKLAKATTAYVEYVSADKNMMSSTDDLTDIAVGIKHKF, encoded by the coding sequence ATGAAGAAAAATATTCTTGCTCTAGCGATCACCTCTGTTATCACGGCACCTGTTGTTATGGCTGAAGAAGCTAAATCGGGTCCAGACGTATACGGTCAAATCAACGCCGCCATTAACAGCACCACGGATAAAGGCATGAAAACAACTGATCGTGATTCACGTATTGGTGTTAAGGGTTCACACGACCTAGGTAACGGCCTTAAGGGTATCTACAAAATGGAATTCGGCGTCGATGTGGCCGAAGGTTTTTCAGGGTTGTCTGGTCGTAATGCTTATGTTGGTTTAGCCGGTGATTTCGGTACAGTATTGGTTGGCCGTCACGATACGCCATTCAAAAAGTCACAGCCAAAAGATTTATTTGGGGATGCGACTTATGGTGACATGGGTAAAAAGTCTATGGCGGGCGGTTTAGGTAAAAAAGCTGGCGAAATGCGTTCAGATAACGTATTGATGTATACCTCACCAGAAATGAGTGGTGTTAAATTGATGATTGCGGGTATGAGTGATCTTGCAGTTGATGATACAACGACCCTTGCAGAAAATGAGTCAGAAACAGAATCATCGTTAACAAATGCTTTGTCTACCGCCGTAACTTATGGTTCAACCAAAAAAGGCATTTATGCTGCTTTGGCTTATAACACTTGGGGTGCCGAAACCCAAACTAACAACGAAGCTTACACAGAAATGCGTTTGTCAGCTCAGTATGCAGAATCAGGTATGATTGCGAACGTTGTTTACCAAACATTTGATGATGGCGCAGATGCTGATGCGGCCACTGAAGGTTCAAACATGCAGTTTGGCGTGGCTTATAAAATGGGCAAATTTATGCCTAAAGCCAAGTATTCAATGGTGGCATTTGCAGACAGCACAAAAGACGACGGCACATCTATGGCGTTCGGTGTTGATTACAAACTAGCTAAAGCAACAACGGCATACGTTGAATATGTGTCTGCAGACAAAAACATGATGAGTTCAACGGATGATTTAACCGACATCGCAGTTGGTATCAAGCATAAGTTCTAA